From Spirosoma aerolatum, one genomic window encodes:
- a CDS encoding ABC transporter permease, translating to MLTNYLKIAWRTLQKQRGFAFINIFGLAVGLACCLLITLYVLDELSYDRYNEKADRIYRVQSDIKFGGNDMRFAVSPDPVGPTLKKDYPQVEQYVRLHQRGTWLVKRAGETTNLREDNVTFADSTLFDVFTLPLISGDPKRALAEPNTIVISESAAKRHFGNQNPMGQTLLLDNRLTFKVSGVMRDMPKNAHFHADLIPTMLSDDYPWGQWLSNNHYTYILLRTGTDPAAFAKNFDAVIEKYVGPQVQQMIGKSLGEFRKAGNSVRYWLMPLTDIHLYSKQQIELAPNGDIQYVYIFSAVALFILLIACINFMNLATARSANRAREVGVRKVMGSERQQLIGQFMTESVLTSALAMVLAVFIVALALPGFNTISAKELTINQLASSYLLPVLILLPFVVGLVAGSYPAFFLSSFQPIKVLKGGLSALKMGAGFSSASLRSGLVVFQFMMSVILIVGTIIVYRQITFIQTKNVGFNREQVLTINDAYAIGKQAETFKQEVLRLPGVLSGSISGYLPTPSNRNDNAYFAEGQTDMNKGFSMQTWGVDHDYLKTMGMQLVKGREFSRQFGSDSSGIILNEAAIKILGFKDPIGKRVWRFNDGEGKTRKTYTIVGVVKNFHFESLRRNIGALSLVLDSNSGAVSFRLSGADIPALVRQIEAKWKQLAPGQPFSYQFMNQSFDEMYRAEQRVGTIALTFAMLAVLIACLGLFGLAAFMAEQRTKEIGVRKVLGASVTSIVGLLSKDFLKLVLIAILIASPIAWWAMNQWLADFAYKIDIEWWMFALAGLVAVGIALVTVSFQSIKAALMNPVKSLRSE from the coding sequence ATGCTAACGAACTATCTCAAAATCGCCTGGCGAACGTTGCAGAAACAACGGGGCTTTGCCTTTATCAATATCTTTGGCCTGGCGGTTGGGCTGGCCTGCTGTCTGCTCATAACCCTCTATGTGCTGGATGAACTCAGTTACGACCGATACAACGAAAAGGCCGACCGGATTTACCGGGTTCAGTCCGACATTAAATTTGGCGGCAACGATATGCGGTTTGCCGTTTCGCCCGATCCCGTAGGCCCTACCCTCAAAAAAGACTATCCGCAGGTTGAGCAATACGTTCGGTTGCACCAGCGTGGCACATGGCTGGTAAAACGAGCGGGCGAAACCACCAATCTGCGCGAAGACAACGTTACGTTTGCCGATTCTACGTTGTTCGATGTCTTTACTTTACCACTTATTTCCGGTGATCCGAAACGGGCGCTGGCCGAACCTAATACGATTGTTATTAGTGAATCAGCCGCAAAACGGCACTTTGGTAATCAGAACCCGATGGGTCAAACGCTACTTCTGGACAACCGGCTGACGTTTAAAGTATCGGGCGTTATGCGCGACATGCCGAAAAATGCCCATTTCCATGCCGACCTCATCCCAACCATGCTCAGTGATGATTATCCGTGGGGGCAATGGCTCAGCAATAACCATTATACCTATATACTGCTCAGAACCGGTACCGACCCAGCGGCTTTTGCGAAGAATTTCGATGCCGTTATCGAAAAATACGTAGGCCCCCAGGTACAACAGATGATTGGCAAGAGTTTAGGCGAATTCCGGAAAGCAGGCAATAGTGTCCGGTATTGGCTGATGCCCCTGACCGACATTCACTTGTACTCAAAACAGCAGATTGAACTGGCTCCCAACGGCGACATTCAGTACGTATATATTTTCTCGGCGGTAGCGCTCTTTATTCTGCTGATTGCCTGCATCAACTTCATGAATCTGGCTACGGCCCGCTCGGCCAATCGGGCCAGGGAGGTGGGCGTTCGGAAAGTGATGGGTTCGGAACGGCAGCAACTCATCGGGCAATTTATGACGGAATCAGTACTGACATCAGCGCTGGCGATGGTACTGGCCGTTTTCATTGTTGCACTGGCGTTACCGGGTTTCAATACCATTTCGGCAAAGGAGTTAACCATCAACCAATTGGCTTCGTCCTATCTGTTGCCGGTACTTATTCTGCTGCCGTTTGTTGTGGGCTTGGTTGCCGGAAGTTACCCTGCCTTTTTCCTGTCATCGTTTCAACCAATAAAAGTGCTGAAGGGCGGCTTATCAGCATTGAAAATGGGAGCTGGCTTCAGTAGTGCGAGTTTACGGAGCGGACTGGTCGTGTTTCAGTTTATGATGTCGGTCATTTTGATTGTAGGCACTATCATCGTTTATCGGCAGATTACGTTCATCCAGACGAAAAATGTTGGTTTTAACCGCGAACAGGTCCTGACTATCAACGATGCGTATGCTATTGGCAAACAGGCCGAAACCTTCAAACAAGAAGTATTGCGGTTACCCGGCGTACTGAGCGGAAGTATATCGGGCTATCTGCCGACGCCATCCAACCGGAACGACAATGCCTACTTTGCGGAAGGTCAGACCGATATGAACAAAGGGTTTAGCATGCAAACCTGGGGAGTCGATCACGATTACCTGAAAACGATGGGGATGCAACTGGTGAAAGGCCGTGAATTTTCGCGGCAGTTTGGTTCTGATTCCTCGGGGATTATCCTGAATGAAGCGGCCATAAAAATCCTGGGCTTTAAAGACCCTATTGGTAAGCGCGTCTGGCGATTCAATGATGGGGAAGGCAAAACCCGCAAGACATACACGATTGTTGGGGTTGTTAAAAACTTTCATTTCGAATCGCTCCGGCGAAATATCGGGGCATTATCGCTTGTTCTGGATTCAAACTCGGGAGCGGTATCGTTCCGGCTAAGTGGGGCCGACATCCCCGCACTGGTACGCCAGATTGAAGCGAAATGGAAACAGCTGGCTCCCGGACAGCCCTTCAGCTACCAGTTTATGAATCAAAGCTTCGACGAGATGTACCGGGCTGAACAGCGCGTTGGCACCATCGCCCTCACATTTGCCATGCTGGCTGTCCTGATCGCTTGTCTGGGTCTATTTGGGCTGGCAGCGTTTATGGCCGAGCAGCGCACTAAAGAGATTGGCGTTCGGAAAGTACTGGGGGCCAGTGTCACCAGCATTGTGGGTTTACTCTCCAAAGATTTTCTGAAGCTCGTCCTGATTGCTATTCTGATCGCCAGTCCGATTGCCTGGTGGGCCATGAATCAGTGGCTGGCCGACTTTGCTTATAAAATCGACATCGAATGGTGGATGTTTGCTCTGGCCGGACTGGTAGCCGTTGGTATTGCGTTAGTCACCGTCAGCTTTCAGAGTATCAAAGCCGCGTTGATGAATCCGGTGAAAAGTTTGCGCAGTGAATAA
- a CDS encoding DUF2911 domain-containing protein: protein MRNVTLTVYLFVYALVCQAQLTTPPIGGNKKASVSEQIGLTTVTVHYDRPGVKGREGKIWGTPIAHYGFQDLGYGPGKPAPWRAGANETTTITFSDDVKVEGKPLEAGTYGLFMNLGEEETTVIFSKIVVSWGSFYYDPALDVLKVTVKNQPLDRSVELLTYSFVNQTDSSAAVALSWEKRMIPFTVSVDLVGQQMASFRKELLSKPGFTWQSLVQAATYCLETSHDLNQGLIWADQAINARYIGQKNFQTLHTKASILAAINKTDEATALMKEAMPLGTLNELHQYGRSLLAQKRNQEAYAVFKTNYDKNPNQFTTNLGMSRALVALGKPKEALPYLQAALPQAPNALNKTNVEAMIKAINEGKPVIN from the coding sequence ATGCGTAACGTTACGCTCACCGTCTATCTTTTCGTGTATGCGCTGGTGTGTCAGGCGCAACTCACGACACCGCCAATTGGTGGCAACAAAAAAGCATCGGTCTCTGAGCAAATTGGCCTGACAACCGTTACGGTCCACTACGACCGGCCGGGGGTGAAAGGTCGCGAAGGAAAAATCTGGGGAACACCCATTGCCCACTATGGCTTCCAGGATCTGGGCTACGGTCCTGGCAAACCCGCTCCCTGGCGAGCGGGTGCCAACGAAACCACAACGATTACCTTTTCAGACGATGTGAAGGTGGAAGGTAAACCACTCGAAGCCGGAACCTATGGGTTATTTATGAACCTGGGCGAGGAGGAAACCACCGTCATTTTCTCCAAAATCGTCGTCTCCTGGGGCAGCTTTTACTACGACCCCGCCCTGGATGTGCTCAAGGTTACGGTAAAAAATCAGCCGCTCGACCGATCGGTTGAACTGCTTACGTATTCGTTCGTGAACCAGACCGATAGCTCAGCAGCCGTGGCATTGTCGTGGGAAAAACGTATGATCCCGTTTACAGTGAGCGTCGATCTGGTGGGCCAGCAGATGGCGTCATTCCGCAAAGAATTGCTTTCCAAACCCGGCTTTACTTGGCAATCGCTGGTACAGGCAGCCACCTATTGCCTGGAAACCAGTCATGATCTGAACCAGGGCCTCATTTGGGCCGATCAAGCCATTAATGCCCGCTACATTGGGCAGAAGAATTTTCAGACGTTACATACGAAAGCGTCTATCCTGGCTGCGATCAACAAAACGGATGAAGCCACGGCGCTTATGAAAGAAGCTATGCCTCTGGGCACACTCAACGAGTTGCATCAATACGGCCGTAGCCTGCTGGCTCAGAAACGGAATCAGGAAGCCTATGCGGTTTTCAAAACCAACTACGACAAAAACCCGAATCAGTTTACGACAAATCTGGGCATGAGTCGTGCGTTAGTGGCCCTGGGAAAACCCAAAGAGGCATTGCCGTATCTACAGGCGGCACTCCCACAGGCACCGAATGCCCTGAACAAAACAAACGTAGAGGCTATGATAAAGGCCATCAACGAAGGAAAACCCGTTATTAACTGA
- a CDS encoding ABC transporter permease, translating into MLLNYLKIAWRNLVRNKTFSIINMLGLALGMASSLLILLWVQDERSIGKQYAHANSLYRIMENEIADGRIVTDEDTPGLLAPELKRVFPEVLYAAGFSGEDQDVLSANDKVSRYNGHAAGADWFKMYSIPLLAGTASTALNAPNGLAISRKVAETFFKTPQAALGKSIRFNNAIDYQVTAVFENLPHNSTDQYDYLRNWDNYLKGQPWLQGWENGGPDTRLQLRPGSNPANVNAKLKSFLKGRNKDIGPTFNIELFLQPETEAYLYSNFRNGQRDGGRIEYVRLFIVVAAFLLLIAGINFMNLATARSVKRAREVGVRKAVGAERFVLIQQFLGEAFLMTTISLALAIILVGLVLPTFNQLTDKQLVLPLSQPTFWAFLAGLLLLTGALSGSYPALFLSSLNPVRVLKGTLRFGAGAQFFRRGLVVFQFVLSILMIVGTVVVYQQLRYIQTKNLGYDRENLINVPGEGEIAKKYQAFKQQLLQLPGIQSVSHIQTNPLRNGNTTDGVKWVGKDPRSAIQFNNTWVGYDFVKTMNLTLIGGRDFSPGYGMDSTNYLINESAAKRLSYKDPVGQPLTFGDHPGKIVGVVKDFHFNSLHVPIRPLIIRLAETWNYDNILIKTKPGQTKQALSSIEALCRQMNPQFPFIYSFVDADFQHIYKSETVVGTLATLFACLAIFIACLGLFGLAAFMAEQRTKEIGVRKVLGASVTSIVTLLSKDFLKLVLVAIFLASPLSWWVMRQWLQGFAYKIDLAWWMFALAGLAAIIIALITVSFQSIKAALMNPVKSLRSE; encoded by the coding sequence ATGCTTCTCAACTATCTCAAAATCGCCTGGCGAAATCTGGTTCGAAATAAGACCTTTTCGATCATTAACATGCTAGGCTTAGCCCTGGGCATGGCGTCTAGTCTGCTCATTTTATTATGGGTTCAGGATGAACGGAGCATAGGAAAACAATATGCCCATGCCAATTCGCTGTATCGGATCATGGAAAATGAGATCGCCGACGGACGGATTGTTACGGATGAAGATACCCCCGGATTGCTGGCTCCTGAACTGAAAAGAGTATTTCCAGAAGTACTGTATGCGGCTGGTTTTTCGGGCGAAGATCAGGATGTACTAAGCGCTAACGATAAAGTGAGCCGGTACAATGGACACGCTGCCGGAGCCGATTGGTTTAAGATGTACAGTATTCCACTGCTAGCCGGTACGGCAAGTACGGCTCTGAATGCACCCAATGGACTGGCTATTTCCAGGAAAGTAGCCGAGACGTTTTTCAAGACACCCCAGGCTGCTTTAGGGAAGTCGATTCGGTTCAATAACGCCATTGATTATCAGGTAACGGCCGTATTTGAAAATCTACCCCATAACTCAACAGATCAATACGACTACCTGCGAAACTGGGATAACTACCTGAAAGGCCAGCCCTGGCTACAAGGCTGGGAAAATGGCGGCCCAGACACTCGACTTCAACTTCGGCCTGGGTCAAATCCTGCCAACGTTAACGCCAAACTCAAATCGTTTCTGAAAGGCCGCAACAAAGATATTGGCCCAACCTTCAACATCGAGCTGTTTCTCCAGCCCGAAACGGAAGCCTATCTATACTCAAATTTCAGGAATGGTCAGCGCGACGGTGGGCGAATTGAGTATGTTCGGCTTTTCATCGTAGTCGCTGCGTTTCTGCTTCTGATTGCCGGAATCAACTTCATGAATCTGGCCACGGCTCGATCCGTAAAACGAGCACGGGAAGTGGGAGTTCGCAAAGCTGTAGGCGCCGAACGGTTCGTGCTTATTCAACAGTTCCTGGGCGAGGCCTTTCTGATGACCACCATCTCGCTGGCGCTGGCCATCATACTGGTTGGCCTGGTGCTCCCTACGTTTAACCAATTGACGGATAAACAATTGGTTTTACCTTTATCTCAGCCCACCTTCTGGGCTTTTCTGGCGGGTTTATTGCTACTCACGGGCGCTTTATCGGGTAGTTATCCGGCTCTATTTTTGTCGTCGCTGAATCCAGTGCGCGTCCTGAAAGGCACCCTTCGCTTTGGCGCAGGCGCTCAGTTTTTCCGGCGGGGCCTTGTCGTTTTTCAGTTTGTTTTATCCATCCTTATGATTGTCGGAACGGTTGTGGTGTACCAACAACTCCGATACATTCAGACCAAAAACCTCGGCTACGACCGTGAAAACCTGATTAATGTTCCGGGAGAGGGCGAAATCGCGAAGAAATACCAGGCATTTAAACAGCAACTCCTACAGCTACCGGGCATTCAGTCTGTTTCGCATATACAGACGAATCCCCTCCGCAATGGCAATACGACCGATGGCGTAAAATGGGTCGGCAAAGATCCCCGATCTGCCATCCAGTTCAATAATACCTGGGTCGGCTACGACTTCGTTAAAACGATGAACCTTACCTTAATCGGTGGACGCGATTTTTCGCCCGGCTACGGTATGGATTCAACGAATTACCTCATCAACGAATCGGCCGCGAAACGACTTTCGTATAAAGACCCGGTTGGTCAGCCGCTCACCTTCGGAGACCATCCCGGCAAAATTGTCGGTGTCGTGAAAGACTTCCATTTCAATTCGTTACATGTACCTATTCGCCCACTGATCATTCGTCTGGCCGAAACCTGGAACTACGACAACATTCTTATCAAAACGAAGCCTGGCCAGACCAAACAGGCCCTGTCCAGTATCGAAGCCCTTTGTCGGCAAATGAATCCTCAGTTTCCGTTCATCTATTCGTTTGTGGATGCTGATTTTCAACACATTTACAAAAGCGAAACCGTTGTTGGGACGTTAGCAACCCTGTTCGCGTGTCTGGCTATTTTCATCGCCTGTTTGGGGCTATTTGGTTTAGCTGCTTTTATGGCTGAACAACGGACCAAAGAAATTGGCGTTCGGAAGGTATTAGGAGCCTCTGTTACCAGCATCGTGACGCTGCTTTCGAAAGACTTCCTGAAACTGGTTCTGGTTGCCATTTTCCTGGCTTCTCCGTTATCCTGGTGGGTGATGCGGCAGTGGCTACAGGGGTTCGCATATAAAATTGACCTGGCATGGTGGATGTTTGCCCTGGCCGGTTTGGCAGCAATAATTATTGCGCTGATCACCGTCAGTTTCCAAAGCATCAAAGCCGCCTTGATGAATCCGGTCAAATCATTACGGTCCGAATAA
- a CDS encoding ABC transporter permease, with protein MLQNYLKIAWRGLLKNRLFTFLNLLGLATGLAVALLLMLHVKDELLFDKYHTKADRIYRVGLTATFDGKSMNWANSPNAVGPALKADIPTVEQQVRFLRHNFGQTAFVKSGNKKFAETNFYWADGSLFDIFDVELAKGNPKTALDGPHKVVLSQATAERYFGTANPVGKILYIDNKDTLEVTGVYKNFPGTSTLDADMIGSFSSVRWARNPTWDNASFETYVLLRPQAEQAQVERQMAGIINKNIPKAEQWFNIWLQPLTDVHLYSADITNANTTRIGDLRQVKILLILAIVVLLIASINYMNLATAKAQIRFREVGVIKTVGASARDLITRFYLETGLMVTLALILAIGLVTLGLPLFNQMKDKQIPFMALLTPEVVVGLLLIGLLITLIAGSYPAFYLSSFSPKYLLSTSFRNQSGAGLFRRSLVVIQFAASVILMVCTFIFYQQLQFIQSQKLGYEPTQVVAVMTSAAKDISQIDALMNDYRSLSSVVDVCRAQTFPGRGGSGRTISRSGNLGSSNEGMAIQTNRVSNEFMNVLGLKLLAGRTLPATKDAKDTTVQVVLNKTAVNYLGLTPQKAIGQKAHNLFGWDQAEIIGVVDDFHFQSLHTPIGAYAFHNADTESRPYLLVKTRTAQLSQTMRQLEAVFQKDMPDSAFEYTFLDEFLNTLYRSEQRTAQVVLVFSALAILIACLGLFGLAAFTAEQRTKEIGVRKALGASVSSIVGLLSKDFLKPVLIAILLASPIAWWAMNQWLADFAYRVNIQWWVFALAGLLAVGIALLTVSFQSFKAALMNPIKSLRSE; from the coding sequence ATGCTCCAGAACTACCTCAAAATCGCCTGGCGGGGGCTGCTAAAAAACCGCCTGTTCACCTTCCTCAACTTACTTGGGCTAGCAACCGGACTGGCCGTTGCCCTGTTGCTGATGCTGCATGTGAAAGACGAACTCCTGTTCGACAAGTACCATACTAAAGCGGACCGGATTTACCGGGTCGGTTTAACGGCCACCTTCGATGGCAAAAGCATGAACTGGGCTAATTCGCCTAACGCTGTTGGCCCAGCCCTCAAAGCCGATATTCCCACGGTAGAGCAACAGGTACGTTTTCTTCGTCATAATTTCGGGCAAACCGCTTTTGTTAAATCTGGCAATAAGAAATTTGCGGAGACCAATTTTTACTGGGCCGATGGTAGCCTGTTCGACATCTTCGACGTTGAGTTGGCGAAAGGCAATCCTAAAACAGCTCTGGATGGCCCCCACAAGGTTGTGCTGAGTCAGGCAACCGCCGAACGGTATTTCGGCACTGCTAACCCGGTTGGAAAAATCCTGTACATCGATAATAAAGACACGCTGGAAGTAACGGGGGTTTACAAAAATTTCCCCGGCACCTCGACCCTCGATGCAGACATGATTGGCTCGTTCAGCAGCGTTCGCTGGGCCCGAAATCCAACCTGGGACAATGCCAGTTTTGAAACCTACGTTCTGCTCCGTCCACAGGCAGAGCAAGCTCAAGTCGAACGGCAGATGGCAGGTATCATTAACAAAAACATTCCGAAGGCTGAACAATGGTTCAACATCTGGCTCCAGCCGCTTACGGATGTTCACCTGTACTCGGCCGATATTACCAACGCCAACACCACCCGTATCGGCGATCTGCGTCAGGTAAAGATTCTGCTCATCCTCGCCATTGTCGTCCTGTTAATTGCGTCGATCAATTATATGAACCTGGCAACAGCCAAAGCGCAGATTCGTTTCCGGGAGGTTGGAGTGATCAAAACCGTTGGGGCATCGGCACGGGATCTCATCACCCGCTTCTATCTGGAAACGGGCCTGATGGTTACGCTGGCCCTTATACTGGCGATTGGCCTCGTTACCCTGGGTTTGCCGCTTTTCAATCAGATGAAGGACAAACAAATACCGTTCATGGCCCTGCTAACGCCCGAAGTAGTCGTCGGCCTGTTGCTGATTGGTCTGCTGATTACGCTCATTGCGGGGTCCTACCCGGCCTTTTATCTATCGTCATTTTCGCCCAAATACCTGCTCAGTACTAGCTTCCGAAATCAGTCGGGGGCGGGTCTGTTCCGGCGGTCGCTGGTGGTGATTCAGTTTGCCGCTTCAGTGATTCTGATGGTTTGTACGTTCATTTTCTACCAGCAGTTACAGTTTATTCAGTCGCAAAAACTGGGCTATGAGCCCACGCAGGTTGTGGCGGTTATGACATCGGCAGCGAAGGATATAAGCCAGATCGACGCCCTGATGAACGATTACCGAAGTCTCAGTAGCGTGGTCGATGTGTGCCGGGCCCAGACGTTTCCGGGTCGTGGCGGTAGCGGACGTACGATCAGTCGATCAGGCAATTTGGGCAGTTCCAACGAAGGCATGGCCATTCAGACCAACCGGGTCAGCAACGAGTTTATGAATGTGCTGGGTCTGAAACTCCTGGCTGGTCGTACCTTACCGGCCACCAAAGACGCCAAAGACACAACGGTTCAGGTTGTTCTGAACAAAACGGCGGTCAATTATCTGGGCCTTACTCCCCAAAAAGCCATCGGCCAGAAAGCCCACAATCTATTTGGCTGGGACCAGGCCGAAATTATAGGAGTCGTCGATGACTTCCACTTCCAATCGCTTCATACGCCCATTGGTGCCTACGCCTTCCACAATGCCGATACCGAATCGCGCCCTTACCTGCTGGTTAAAACCCGTACGGCCCAATTGAGCCAAACCATGCGTCAACTGGAAGCTGTTTTCCAGAAAGACATGCCCGATTCGGCTTTTGAATACACCTTCCTCGATGAGTTCCTGAATACGCTGTACCGTTCGGAGCAGCGGACAGCGCAGGTGGTGCTGGTATTCTCGGCACTGGCTATCCTGATTGCCTGTCTGGGTCTGTTCGGGCTGGCAGCTTTCACCGCCGAACAACGGACCAAAGAGATTGGCGTTCGGAAAGCGTTGGGTGCCTCGGTGTCCAGCATTGTTGGGCTGCTCTCGAAAGACTTTCTGAAACCTGTCCTGATCGCAATTCTGCTGGCCAGTCCCATTGCCTGGTGGGCCATGAATCAGTGGCTGGCCGATTTTGCCTACCGCGTCAATATCCAGTGGTGGGTTTTCGCGCTGGCGGGTCTTTTGGCCGTCGGTATTGCCCTGTTAACGGTCAGTTTCCAAAGTTTCAAAGCCGCCTTGATGAATCCGATTAAATCACTTCGCTCTGAGTAG
- a CDS encoding ABC transporter permease: protein MLQNYFKIAWRNLVRNKAFSAINILGLSIGIAACVLILQYVTFELSYDNFHTKGDRIYRVLQDRYDKGKLSTQWAGGAQAAGNSFKAAFGEVEDYVKVLKQRALIADYGEKSLKVERVFIASESFFKIFSYPLIAGDVNTILAEPNTVALSESVAHRLFGNENPMGKTIRINQERAVKVTGVYQDMPANTHLHADLLIPHVTFIKDMGKDNNPDQAWMWDGALSYLLLRPDRNGEPANPKALEAKFEPYIQKTIGAELKKYDADAVYKLQPLHDIHLYSHYMEEAEPNGDGNTVYLLLGIAFFIVVIAWVNYINLATARAINRAKEVGVRKAVGSLRGQLIRQFMTESVVLNGLAVGLALVIVAVSIPMFNQLSGQQMSFSLLVSPTFWLPLLGLFVIGAFLSGLYPAFVLSGFKPVSVLKGKVSTSSQGIVLRKSLVVFQFAASLFLLVGTLAVFHQIQYMRAQSLGLNIDQTLVINPPIVKTDSTFMRQMLAFKDELLRRPGIRSIAASTVVPGQASDWNAGGIRLKGTDESKSQQYRIIGVDYDFLKTFDLKLLAGRNFAKEFGSDPKALIFNKKAVQQLGFNRPEDAIGKQIEFWGETFTLVGVTDNFHQQSLRDAYEPLILRLIPDVRGYFSIKLASSELNSTIATIRTEWNHFFPGNPFEYSFLDERFNEQYRADQRFGQVFGLFTGLAILVACLGLFGLASFTTAQRTKEIGIRKVLGASVAEIVQMLYREFAVLILIAFVVATPLAWYAISQWLQGFAFRAAIQWWLFALPFALVLLIALLTVSFQSIKAALANPVKSLRSE from the coding sequence ATGCTACAAAATTATTTCAAAATCGCCTGGCGGAATCTGGTCCGCAACAAAGCCTTCTCGGCTATCAATATCCTGGGGCTTTCCATTGGCATTGCGGCCTGTGTGCTCATTTTGCAATACGTCACGTTTGAGCTGAGCTACGATAATTTTCATACCAAAGGCGACCGGATCTACCGTGTTCTTCAGGATCGGTACGATAAGGGGAAGCTCAGTACCCAATGGGCTGGTGGCGCACAGGCGGCTGGCAATTCGTTCAAAGCGGCTTTTGGCGAGGTTGAAGACTATGTCAAAGTGCTCAAACAACGAGCGCTCATTGCGGACTATGGCGAGAAAAGCCTGAAAGTTGAGCGGGTCTTTATTGCCAGCGAATCATTCTTCAAGATTTTTTCCTATCCGCTTATTGCTGGCGATGTCAATACGATTCTGGCCGAACCCAACACAGTTGCCCTCTCAGAATCGGTCGCGCATCGGTTGTTCGGCAACGAAAATCCGATGGGCAAAACCATCCGAATCAATCAGGAGCGGGCGGTTAAGGTCACGGGCGTGTATCAGGATATGCCCGCGAATACGCATCTCCACGCCGATCTGCTGATTCCGCACGTAACCTTTATCAAAGATATGGGTAAGGACAACAACCCCGACCAGGCCTGGATGTGGGACGGTGCCCTATCTTATCTGCTACTCCGCCCTGATCGCAACGGCGAACCGGCCAACCCCAAGGCTCTTGAAGCCAAGTTCGAGCCCTATATCCAGAAAACCATTGGCGCTGAACTGAAGAAATACGACGCCGATGCCGTATACAAACTCCAGCCCCTGCACGACATCCATTTGTATTCGCACTATATGGAGGAGGCCGAACCCAATGGCGACGGCAACACGGTGTATCTCCTGCTGGGTATTGCCTTCTTCATTGTCGTGATTGCCTGGGTCAACTACATCAATCTGGCCACCGCACGCGCCATTAACCGGGCCAAAGAAGTAGGCGTTCGGAAAGCGGTAGGGTCGTTACGGGGGCAGCTTATCCGGCAGTTCATGACCGAATCGGTTGTACTCAATGGGCTGGCCGTTGGACTGGCGTTGGTGATTGTTGCCGTATCGATACCGATGTTCAACCAACTGTCGGGTCAGCAGATGTCGTTTTCGCTGCTCGTAAGTCCTACCTTCTGGTTGCCCTTGCTTGGGCTATTTGTCATCGGTGCCTTTCTGTCGGGCTTATATCCGGCGTTTGTACTGTCAGGGTTTAAACCCGTGTCGGTGCTGAAAGGGAAAGTCAGCACCTCATCACAAGGTATTGTCTTGCGCAAATCGCTGGTCGTGTTTCAGTTTGCGGCTTCCCTGTTTTTGCTGGTCGGCACGCTGGCGGTCTTCCATCAGATCCAATACATGCGGGCGCAAAGCCTGGGCCTGAACATCGACCAGACGCTGGTGATCAATCCGCCCATTGTCAAAACCGACTCCACCTTTATGCGGCAGATGCTGGCCTTTAAAGATGAGCTTCTCCGTCGACCCGGCATCCGGTCCATTGCGGCTTCGACAGTGGTGCCGGGTCAGGCTTCGGACTGGAATGCGGGGGGTATCCGACTCAAGGGGACCGACGAAAGTAAAAGTCAGCAATACCGAATCATTGGCGTCGATTACGATTTCCTGAAAACCTTCGATCTGAAACTGCTGGCCGGGCGCAACTTCGCTAAAGAGTTCGGCAGCGACCCCAAAGCCCTCATTTTCAACAAAAAGGCTGTTCAGCAATTGGGTTTCAACCGACCGGAGGATGCCATTGGCAAGCAGATTGAGTTTTGGGGCGAAACCTTTACGCTGGTCGGGGTTACGGACAATTTTCATCAGCAGTCCTTGCGCGATGCCTACGAACCGCTCATCCTGCGCCTGATTCCCGATGTGCGCGGGTATTTCTCTATCAAGCTGGCATCCAGCGAACTCAACAGCACCATCGCAACCATTCGGACGGAGTGGAATCACTTTTTCCCCGGCAATCCGTTCGAGTATTCGTTTCTGGACGAACGGTTCAACGAACAATACCGCGCCGACCAGCGATTTGGGCAGGTGTTTGGCTTATTCACGGGACTGGCTATTCTGGTCGCCTGCCTGGGGCTCTTCGGCCTCGCTTCGTTCACGACGGCGCAACGTACCAAAGAGATTGGCATTCGGAAGGTGCTGGGCGCATCGGTCGCTGAAATTGTGCAGATGCTATACCGTGAATTTGCGGTGTTGATTCTGATCGCTTTTGTAGTGGCTACTCCGCTAGCCTGGTATGCTATTAGTCAATGGCTTCAGGGATTTGCTTTCCGGGCAGCGATTCAGTGGTGGCTCTTTGCGCTACCGTTTGCCTTAGTGCTATTAATTGCGTTACTTACTGTTAGCTTCCAGAGTATCAAAGCCGCATTAGCCAATCCAGTGAAATCATTACGATCCGAATAA